CGACGGGGTGATTCCCGCCAGCCGCGGCGGCAAGGCCAAGACCGTCAGCCAGATGGTGGCGATCACGCTGTATCTACTGCCGCTCGCCGGACCGTGGCTGACAATTCGAGCGGTGGTCATGGGTGTGGCCGTCGTCCTCACAGTGGCGACCGGGATCGACTACGCCGGTCGAGCCTTGGCCGTTCGTCGCAAGGGCGACCTGATCCGCGAGGCGTTTCCTCCGTCATGACTGCGCTCGCGCGGCAAGCCGTCGCAGCCCTGGGTTCCGCCTCGGCCACCGTTGCCGTCGCCGAGTCCCTCACCGGGGGATTGGTGTGTTCCGCGCTCACTGCAGTGCCCGGGAGTTCGGCGTGCGTGCTCGGCGGGGTGGTCAGCTACACGGTTGGTGCCAAGGTGAGACTGCTGGGCCTGTCGCCCCAGCTCTTGGCCGAGGTGGGACCTGTGCACCCGTGGGTCGCGGAGGCAATGGCTCGCGCCGTTGCGGACCACGTCGGGGCGGACATAGGCGTATCCACCACGGGTGTCGCCGGACCCGAGCCCCACGGCGGTCACGATCCCGGAATCGCGTTCATCGGGTGGCGGAGCACCCGTGGCAAGGAACCACGATCCGGCTGTCTGGAGGTGCGGACCCAGGGTGATCGTGACACGGTCAGGGCAGTGGTGACTCAGGCAGCACTCGAAGTGGTCACCCTGTGTGCGCGACAGGGCACGGCCAGTGCCACTGAGCTCACGGGGAATGCGGTCTTCTTCGATCGGGAATGACCCGGCGGCGTGGGAGGTTGCACCACTCGCAATGCGCGTATTG
This genomic stretch from Candidatus Nanopelagicales bacterium harbors:
- a CDS encoding CinA family protein, with the translated sequence MTALARQAVAALGSASATVAVAESLTGGLVCSALTAVPGSSACVLGGVVSYTVGAKVRLLGLSPQLLAEVGPVHPWVAEAMARAVADHVGADIGVSTTGVAGPEPHGGHDPGIAFIGWRSTRGKEPRSGCLEVRTQGDRDTVRAVVTQAALEVVTLCARQGTASATELTGNAVFFDRE